AAGGCTGGGTCAGCATCCACCCCTTCGACCACCCATCGGTGTGGTGAGTTCTGCCAGggctcagctcctgcctccccatcCCCGAGGTCCGGGTTGGCGCGGGGTACCCCCGCACTGCatcctctgcccccccccatccccgctCCTCGCCTTCCAGGCAGGGTCATGCCAGCCTGGTCCGGGAGCTGAAGGACTCGCTGGAAACCAAACCGGACGCCATCCTGCTGGCGGTGGGTGGCGGGGGGCTGCTGGCCGGCATCGTGGCCGGCCTGCACCAAGTGGGCTGGCAGGACGTCCCCATCGTCGCCGCCGAGACCCGGGGGGCCCACAGCTTCCACGCGGCGCTGGCGGCCGGCCGGCTCGTCTCCCTGCCCGACATCACCAGGTGAGACGGGTTTTGCGGGAGCCGCCACACGTGCAACGAGTTGGCGGGTCTCAGCCCAGCTCACCGAAGGGGTCCCGGGACCACCCTGACCACCTCTGTCCCCTCCCGTCCCAGCGTGGCCAAGTGTCTGGGAGCCAAGAAGGTGGCGGCGCGGGCGCTGGAGTGTGCCCAGGAATGCCAGGTCATCTCCCAGGTGGTGGAGGACACGGAGGCTGTGCGAGCCATGGAGCAGTTCCTGGGTGAGCAGGGGTCAGCCGGGCACGGTGGGGGGGGTGACGGGGGACACCGCCGGGTTTTGGGGTTGGCCTGGCAGGTGCCAAAATCAGGGTGCTGGGAGGACCCCGGTTCCGCAGGGGGCTGATGGGGACGGGGCGGGTGGGCGACTcgggggggtccccccgggctTTTGTCCCCGCAGATGACGAGAGGATGCTGGTGGAGCCGGCGTGcggggcagccctggccctgctctACGCGGGGCGGCTGCAGCGGCTGCAGCGCGAGGGGCGGCTGCGGACCCCGCTGGACtccgtggtggtggtggtgtgcgGGGGCAGCAGCATCCAGGCGGCCCAGCTGCAGGCTCTGAAGAACCAATTGGGGCTGGAGTGACACCCACCCCAAGGAGGGGGACACAACGGAGCCCAGCCGGCaccctctgctttgctttccttccaaaataactaaaataaagcCCCGCTGCCTGGCGGACGCAGGGATGGATTCCTCCAGCAGCCTCTGCGCCAGAACACGGCATCCATGTAgggatggggaaactgaggcacgcgAGGTGGACCAGACCGGGGCTCACACCgcaggcagggatggagccGGGGTCCTGCCTGTTCCTTCCCTGCCTGTCCAAGGGCAGGACTGGGGTACACGTGTCCCCCTGTACCCCTTGGACATGCCGGGCATCCCCTTCCACGTCCCCCAACCCTCGgtcccccctcctctccctcccctgctcctccccaggctgtTTGGACTGCAGCTCCCCGCCTCAATTAGCAAGCGCTCCCTCTCTGACTAATTACTTTGCTACTGTCTTTATGCATTATTATTCTAATGATTATTAATTATTACAATCTTCTCCCATTCCTGCCGTGCTGTCTGCGGTCGGAAGAGAACAACACGCACGGACCCGCTTGTTATGGTGATTTATCGGCGGAGCTCCCCGGCTGTGTCTAACACCCGCGAGCCCCGAGGTGTACCAACACGCGCACACGTGTCTGTGTGTACCCCATCCCTGAGGCCCCTTGatccccccttttcccccatcccactctTTTTCCCATTCCcgctttccttctctcccccgTTCCCACTCTCTAGTGCTGCATTTGCTTTTAGCCCTTTGCTGTTGCACCTCACTGGATTTTTtgtgtcccccccaaaacaTTTCTCCCATCCCTGGGTGATGGGGGGTCTTTGTCCCACTGGGGCTCCCCAACTTCTCCTCTGTTCCCCAGCTGAGCCCATGTCCCAGGCATCACCCGGTGATGCCGGGCAGGGAGACAAGCCTTCTCTTGCCCCAAAATCCttctcagcctcctcctcctcctcccttttgGAGCAGAGGGGGTTCAGTCCCGGGACCAGCTCAGACCCCGGATCACAGGCATCCCCCACAAAGTCCTTTCCCCCTGGCCGGGTGCCTGCCCTGGGACCCGGCTGCCAACCCCCCCCAGAAACACCCTCCCTGCCTTCGGccctttttccctctccccctcgTACATCCCACCGGCCAGGCCAGCTCCCCAGGTGCTTCTTGGAGGCCAAAACCCCATAAATCAAAACTCTGGCGCTCCATCGTGAGCAATATCTTATGTAAAAAGGTGTTTCCAGGGAGCACCGAAGGCTGGAGAATCCTATTACGAGGCACACTATTAATTATAAGGAGTCAGCCCAACGTACTCCAGCCATTTTTTATCCCAGGTCCAAAACCTGA
This genomic window from Haliaeetus albicilla chromosome 10, bHalAlb1.1, whole genome shotgun sequence contains:
- the SDSL gene encoding serine dehydratase-like, translating into MAAQPDGGEKPFHIISPILESLPLSRAAGTKVYMKLENVQPTGSFKIRGIGHLCQEAAKKGCRRFVCSSGGNAGLAAAYAAKKLGFPVTVVVPSTTGPTTVHKLEELGAEVEVSGQVWDEANRRALELAQTEGWVSIHPFDHPSVWQGHASLVRELKDSLETKPDAILLAVGGGGLLAGIVAGLHQVGWQDVPIVAAETRGAHSFHAALAAGRLVSLPDITSVAKCLGAKKVAARALECAQECQVISQVVEDTEAVRAMEQFLDDERMLVEPACGAALALLYAGRLQRLQREGRLRTPLDSVVVVVCGGSSIQAAQLQALKNQLGLE